The nucleotide window GTTGGGCTTGTTGTCGAATTTCACGAATGGCTGTGGTTTCCCATAAACATCCTTTTTGAGGGGGGCCGAGAGTATAGAGTTGGTGAGAGGGTTTGCCAGAGGCGTTAATCAACGCGCCATTATTGGCCACATCTAATCCTAAATGTAAAGGATCGGGGCGCACTAATCCAGAAGTTAATAAATTGAGAACGATAGGCTGTTTTAATTGGCGGTAATCACATTCAGGCCCAGTACAATTGATGACGATTCCGGCTTGTAATTGAATTAGGTCTTGCCTACCCCTAGGACGTACAAACATCTTGATATTTTTTCCTTGTTGCTCATAGTTTTGAACTCGTCCAGGGATGAGAGTCAATTGTTGATGCTCGATTAAGTCTTTGACGGTTTGCAGGATTTGGGGGACGGCTCGATGGCGGTGTATTTCCCAATAGGGACGGACATGACGGAGAAAACGTTGCTTTTCTGATAAGGGCAAAGATTGCCACAGGGTTTGAGTATGAGGACGCAAAGCATCCATAACAGAACGCCAATCATATCCTTGGGCTTGGGCTTGGGTAATTTCTTGTCGTACTAGCTTCATTAATTCTCGAATTGATGTGGGGGGTTTAATCCTCGGCAAAAAATCAGCATATTTCGGGGAGGATTGATGAGGTTGAGGGAGTAACCCCCGGCGAGAGACAACATAAATTTTTCCTTGGTGTTTTTGATGATGTAGGGCAACGGCTATATCTAACATCGTTAACCCCGATCCGAGCAATATAACCGAAATATTAGGGTTTAACGCCGGTAAGATGGGTATAATTTCCCAAGAGGTAAAGTAACGCTGAATTTCATTGGAAGACGGCACGGTATCATTGGGATGACCAGGGGGAAAATTTCCTAAAGCCAGAACAACTTGAGAGGCGGCGATCGTTTCACCATCATTTAAGCAGATTTCTAAGCGGTCTACATCGGGTTTAACGGCGATCGCTTCTTCTCCTATCCATTCTAATTTAACTCCGGGTTGTGCCTCTTGTTGAGCTTTCGTTAACAAAAAACGGATGTATTGACTATAGAAATGACGAGGCACAAAGGCATCTTTTTTGACGGTGGGT belongs to Gloeothece citriformis PCC 7424 and includes:
- a CDS encoding FAD/NAD(P)-binding protein codes for the protein MSQAKTIAIIGGGFSGSMVAIHLLKQSTYPLTIKLIEPRPPVDVGVAYSTPWSCHLLNVPVGEMSAFTETPDHFWQWLQGLQPTVKKDAFVPRHFYSQYIRFLLTKAQQEAQPGVKLEWIGEEAIAVKPDVDRLEICLNDGETIAASQVVLALGNFPPGHPNDTVPSSNEIQRYFTSWEIIPILPALNPNISVILLGSGLTMLDIAVALHHQKHQGKIYVVSRRGLLPQPHQSSPKYADFLPRIKPPTSIRELMKLVRQEITQAQAQGYDWRSVMDALRPHTQTLWQSLPLSEKQRFLRHVRPYWEIHRHRAVPQILQTVKDLIEHQQLTLIPGRVQNYEQQGKNIKMFVRPRGRQDLIQLQAGIVINCTGPECDYRQLKQPIVLNLLTSGLVRPDPLHLGLDVANNGALINASGKPSHQLYTLGPPQKGCLWETTAIREIRQQAQHLAQILLKT